A region from the Pelecanus crispus isolate bPelCri1 chromosome 11, bPelCri1.pri, whole genome shotgun sequence genome encodes:
- the NMRAL1 gene encoding LOW QUALITY PROTEIN: nmrA-like family domain-containing protein 1 (The sequence of the model RefSeq protein was modified relative to this genomic sequence to represent the inferred CDS: inserted 1 base in 1 codon; deleted 2 bases in 2 codons; substituted 2 bases at 2 genomic stop codons), giving the protein MSGKTLIAVIGATAAXGAYVAQALLEDGTFKVCAVTRSPMKREAEELKQRGAEVMKVEQDDEPSLELALAGAYRAFVXNFWDHCSRERTFTQGKQLADLSKCLGLHHVLYSGLENVKQLARGWLEVLHFDGKGVVEYFQKVGVPTATIXLPFYLENFLSVVKPQKVPQGDTFVLALPMGDTPIDGMAAEDIGPVMLCLLKSPEERTGQVIELSTGKLNEAEYATVLSQQAGKTMEASKISPEEDKKRGSPGAKEMATMFHFYALKPDRNVDLTMKLNPKAHTF; this is encoded by the exons atgtctGGGAAGACCCTGATCGCGGTGATCGGGGCCACGG CTGCTTAGGGGGCTTACGTGGCCCAGGCTCTGCTAGAAGATGGGACCTTCAAGGTTTGCGCAGTGACACGGAGCCCCATGAAGAGAGAGGCCGAGGAGCTGAAGCAGAGGGGAGCTGAGGTCATGAAGGTGGAA CAGGACGATGAGCCATCACTGGAGCTGGCATTGGCAGGTGCTTACAGAGCCTTTG GTAACTTCTGGGAccactgcagcagagaaagaa CCTTCACCCAGGGAAAGCAGCTTGCTGACCTGTCAAAGTGCCTCGGTCTGCACCACGTTTTGTACAGCGGCCTGGAGAACGTGAAGCAGCTGGCAAGGGGCTGGCTGGAAGTGCTGCAC TTTGATGGCAAAGGTGTGGTGGAGTACTTCCAGAAAGTCGGTGTTCCTACCGCAACCATCTGACTGCCGTTCTACTTGGAGAACTTCCTCTCCGTCGTCAAGCCACAGAAGGTCCCACAAGGAGATACTTTTGTACTGG CACTGCCCATGGGGGACACTCCCATAGATGGGATGGCAGCGGAGGACATTGGGCCTGTCATGCTTTGCCTGCTGAAGTCGCCGGAGGAGCGCACAGGCCAAGTGATTGAGCTCAGCACTGGCAAGCTCAACGAGGCAGAGTACGCCACTGTCCTCTCCCAGCAGGCGGGCAAGACCATGGAAGCCAGCAAG ATCTCACCAGAGGAAGATAAGAAACGTGGCTCCCCTGGGGCCAAGGAAATGGCCACTATGTTCCATTTCTATGCCCTGAAGCCAGACCGCAACGTGGACCTGACCATGAAACTGAACCCCAAGGCCCACACCTTCTga
- the NLRC3 gene encoding NLR family CARD domain-containing protein 3 isoform X2, translating into MSREASDGRGLDQSLPQAAGEVHLTAVPGGDHLLPAEAGPPHGGGGQPGAGGELPARAEPMVQKHLESLQSYYGNGLETGPLQRLTNLLLVEGLTDIQQKEHDILQIEATKGLRNVSKSIPLEKLFLPLSKVSIPPRISVTIGVAGIGKSTLVKLFVYTWAKGEINKDIIFVLPFTFRELNTYEKLSAERLICSAFPHITEPSCISAGAARTLLILDGLDEFKTPLDFSNTVVCTDPKKEIQVDNLITNIIRGNLLQEASVWVTSRPTAASQIPGGLVDRMTEIRGFSAAEMKDFLDQMFLDNRDLSGQVLHHIRANRSLHVMCTVPGFCWISGSSIGYYLKNSTDQSQETTVVPKTLSEIYSYYFKMALSSDWPEKPRETLRIEQAVNNIKKIVGSLGRLAFYGLLKKKYVFYEQDMKTYGIDLSLLQSSLCSRLLLKEEMQSFTAYYFSHLTIQEFLAAIYYYTAAKRAIFDLFTESGMSWPKFGFLNHFKTAVQRSLQAEDRQLDVFVRFLSGLLSPQVNKLLSGWLLVKDEHNSFRSQAISFLQGCLNTDYVISSRTVNTMHCLYEIQHMEIAKTVEEAMKNENLAGMLTPVNCSALAYLLQVSDVCMEETNLSNCLTYNICKSLLSQLLFCHNLRLDNNEFKDNVMELLGSVLSVKDCQIQKLSLAENQISNKGAKALARSLMVNRSLTVLDLRSNSIGPTGAKALADALKKNQVLLSLNLQHNAIKEDGATFLAEALLTNHRLTTLHLQKNSIGAHGARKIAEALKQNCNLKELILSSNSIGDNGSVALAEALKVNHSLQSLDLQSNSISSAGVTALTAALCSNKGLISLNLRENSISKEGGPAIARALRTNSTLRKLDLAANLLYDEGGKAIALAMKENRALTSLHLQWNFIQAKAAMALAQALQSNGSLASLDLQENAIGDEGMAALSGALKVNTTLADLHLQVASVGAVGAQALAEALAVNKSLQILDLRGNSIGVAGAKAMANALKVNRSLRRLNLQENSLGMDGAICIATALKGNHGLTYVNLQGNRIGQSGAKMISDAIRTNSPNCVVDV; encoded by the exons ATGTCACGGGAGGCCTCTGATGGAAG agGCTTGGATCAATCGCTACCGCAAGCAGCTGGTGAGGTCCATCTCACCGCAGTTCCTGGAGGAGATCATCTGCTACCTGCGGAAGCTGGACCTCCTCACGGCGGAGGAGGCCAGCCGGGTGCAGGAGGTGAGCTCCCTGCCCGAGCAG AACCCATGGTGCAGAAGCACCTGGAGAGCCTCCAAAGCTACTATGGGAATGGCTTGGAGACGGGTCCCCTCCAGCGACTGACAAACCTGCTGCTGGTGGAAGGCTTGACCGATATCCAGCAGAAGGAGCATGACATCCTGCAGATTGAAGCCACCAAAGGCCTACGAAATGTATCCAAGAGCATCCCTCTGGAGAAACTCTTCCTGCCTCTCTCCAAGGTCAGCATCCCACCTCGGATCTCTGTCACAATCGGAGTGGCTGGGATTGGGAAAAGCACACTGGTGAAGCTGTTTGTCTACACCTGGGCAAAGGGGGAGATCAACAAGGACATCATCTTTGTGCTGCCCTTCACCTTCCGGGAGCTCAACACCTATGAGAAGCTCTCTGCCGAGAGGCTCATCTGCTCAGCATTCCCTCACATCACCGAGCCGAGCTGCATCTCGGCAGGAGCCGCCAGGACCCTGCTGATCCTTGATGGCTTGGATGAGTTCAAGACTCCTTTGGATTTCTCCAACACAGTAGTATGCACCGATCCCAAAAAGGAGATCCAAGTGGACAACCTGATCACCAACATTATACGTGGCAACCTGCTGCAGGAGGCTTCTGTCTGGGTCACGTCGCGGCCAACAGCAGCCAGCCAAATCCCCGGTGGGCTTGTTGACCGGATGACAGAAATACGAGGTTTCAGCGCTGCGGAGATGAAGGACTTCTTGGACCAGATGTTCCTTGACAACAGAGACCTATCCGGCCAAGTCCTGCATCACATCAGGGCTAACAGGTCGTTACACGTCATGTGCACTGTTCCTGGCTTTTGCTGGATTTCTGGCTCCTCAATCGGTTATTACCTAAAAAACAGCACCGATCAATCCCAAGAAACAACCGTCGTCCCCAAGACCCTATCAGAAATCTACtcctattattttaaaatggctcTGAGCAGCGACTGGCCAGAAAAGCCAAGAGAAACACTCAGGATTGAGCAGGCTGTGAACAACATCAAGAAGATAGTGGGCAGCCTGGGCAGACTGGCCTTCTACGGGCTGCTCAAAAAGAAATACGTGTTTTACGAGCAGGACATGAAGACATATGGCATCGACCTTtccttgctgcagagcagcttgtGCAGTCGACTGCTACTCAAAGAAGAGATGCAGTCCTTCACAGCCTACTACTTCTCCCACTTAACCATACAGGAGTTTCTAGCGGCTATTTATTATTACACGGCTGCAAAGCGGGCAATATTCGACCTCTTCACAGAGAGTGGGATGTCCTGGCCCAAGTTTGGTTTCCTCAACCACTTCAAGACTGCTGTTCAGAGGtcactgcaggcagaggacagGCAGCTGGATGTCTTTGTGCGTTTCCTCTCTGGGCTTCTCTCCCCGCAGGTGAACAAGCTGCTCTCTGGGTGGCTGCTGGTGAAGGACGAACACAACAGCTTCAGGAGCCAAGCAATCAGCTTCCTCCAGGGCTGCCTGAACACCGACTATGTCATCTCCTCACGGACAGTGAACACCATGCACTGCCTGTATGAAATTCAGCACATGGAGATCGCTAAGACTGTGGAAGAAGCAATGAAGAACGAGAACTTGGCTGGGATGCTCACCCCTGTGAACTGCTCTGCCCTGGCTTATCTCCTGCAGGTCTCTGATGTCTGCATGGAGGAGACGAACCTCTCCAACTGCCTCACCTACAACATCTGTAAGAGcctgctctcccagctcctcttcTGCCACAACCTCAG gctggacaaTAACGAGTTTAAGGACAACGTGATGGAACTGCTGGGCAGTGTGCTGAGCGTGAAGGACTGCCAGATCCAGAAGCTCAG cttggcagaaaatcAGATCAGCAATAAGGGAGCCAAAGCGCTGGCCAGGTCGCTGATGGTGAACAGGAGCCTGACAGTGCTGGA CCTGCGGAGCAACTCCATTGGCCCCACTGGAGCAAAAGCACTGGCTGATGcgctgaaaaaaaatcaagtcctGCTCTCCCTGAA CCTGCAGCACAATGCCATCAAGGAGGATGGTGCCACCTTTCTGGCCGAGGCCCTGTTGACCAACCACAGGTTGACGACCCTGCA CCTGCAGAAAAATTCCATCGGAGCCCACGGTGCCAGGAAAATAGCAGAGGCACTGAAGCAGAACTGCAACCTGAAGGAGCTGAT ACTCTCCAGCAACTCAATAGGAGACAACGGCTCGGTTGCCTTGGCTGAAGCTCTGAAGGTGAACCACAGTCTGCAAAGCCTCGA TCTCCAGAGCAACTCCATCAGCAGTGCTGGGGTCACTGCACTGacagcagctctctgctccAACAAGGGACTCATCAGCCTCAA CCTGCGGGAGAACTCCATCAGCAAGGAGGGGGGCCCTGCCATCGCCCGCGCCCTGCGGACCAACAGCACCCTCAGGAAGCTGGA CTTAGCGGCGAACCTGCTGTACGATGAAGGCGGCAAGGCCATTGCTTTGGCGATGAAAGAAAACCGTGCGCTCACGTCCCTCCA CTTGCAGTGGAACTTCATCCAGGCAAAAGCTGCCATGGCCCTGGCACAAGCACTACAGTCCAACGGCAGCCTGGCCAGCCTCGA CTTGCAGGAGAATGCCATTGGAGATGAGGGAATGGCTGCCCTCTCTGGTGCGCTGAAGGTCAACACAACCCTGGCAGATCTCCA CCTGCAGGTGGCTTCAGTTGGCGCGGTTGGTGCCCAAGCCCTGGCAGAAGCCTTGGCGGTCAACAAGAGCCTGCAGATCCTGGA CTTGCGGGGAAACTCCATTGGTGTGGCAGGGGCCAAGGCGATGGCCAACGCGCTGAAGGTGAACCGCAGCCTCCGCCGGCTCAA CCTGCAGGAAAACTCCCTGGGCATGGACGGAGCCATCTGCATCGCCACCGCTCTGAAGGGCAACCATGGCCTCACCTATGTGAA CCTGCAGGGGAACCGCATCGGCCAGTCAGGAGCCAAGATGATCTCTGATGCTATCCGGACAAACTCACCCAACTGTGTCGTGGATGTGTGA
- the NLRC3 gene encoding NLR family CARD domain-containing protein 3 isoform X1 has translation MEEAWINRYRKQLVRSISPQFLEEIICYLRKLDLLTAEEASRVQEVSSLPEQVRAVVDVLVGKGSYASQSLQTFIETTNSQLYLHITVYEPMVQKHLESLQSYYGNGLETGPLQRLTNLLLVEGLTDIQQKEHDILQIEATKGLRNVSKSIPLEKLFLPLSKVSIPPRISVTIGVAGIGKSTLVKLFVYTWAKGEINKDIIFVLPFTFRELNTYEKLSAERLICSAFPHITEPSCISAGAARTLLILDGLDEFKTPLDFSNTVVCTDPKKEIQVDNLITNIIRGNLLQEASVWVTSRPTAASQIPGGLVDRMTEIRGFSAAEMKDFLDQMFLDNRDLSGQVLHHIRANRSLHVMCTVPGFCWISGSSIGYYLKNSTDQSQETTVVPKTLSEIYSYYFKMALSSDWPEKPRETLRIEQAVNNIKKIVGSLGRLAFYGLLKKKYVFYEQDMKTYGIDLSLLQSSLCSRLLLKEEMQSFTAYYFSHLTIQEFLAAIYYYTAAKRAIFDLFTESGMSWPKFGFLNHFKTAVQRSLQAEDRQLDVFVRFLSGLLSPQVNKLLSGWLLVKDEHNSFRSQAISFLQGCLNTDYVISSRTVNTMHCLYEIQHMEIAKTVEEAMKNENLAGMLTPVNCSALAYLLQVSDVCMEETNLSNCLTYNICKSLLSQLLFCHNLRLDNNEFKDNVMELLGSVLSVKDCQIQKLSLAENQISNKGAKALARSLMVNRSLTVLDLRSNSIGPTGAKALADALKKNQVLLSLNLQHNAIKEDGATFLAEALLTNHRLTTLHLQKNSIGAHGARKIAEALKQNCNLKELILSSNSIGDNGSVALAEALKVNHSLQSLDLQSNSISSAGVTALTAALCSNKGLISLNLRENSISKEGGPAIARALRTNSTLRKLDLAANLLYDEGGKAIALAMKENRALTSLHLQWNFIQAKAAMALAQALQSNGSLASLDLQENAIGDEGMAALSGALKVNTTLADLHLQVASVGAVGAQALAEALAVNKSLQILDLRGNSIGVAGAKAMANALKVNRSLRRLNLQENSLGMDGAICIATALKGNHGLTYVNLQGNRIGQSGAKMISDAIRTNSPNCVVDV, from the exons ATGGAAG agGCTTGGATCAATCGCTACCGCAAGCAGCTGGTGAGGTCCATCTCACCGCAGTTCCTGGAGGAGATCATCTGCTACCTGCGGAAGCTGGACCTCCTCACGGCGGAGGAGGCCAGCCGGGTGCAGGAGGTGAGCTCCCTGCCCGAGCAGGTGAGGGCAGTAGTGGACGTCCTGgttggcaagggcagctacgCCTCCCAGTCCCTGCAGACCTTCATCGAGACCACCAATTCCCAGCTCTACCTTCACATCACTGTCTATG AACCCATGGTGCAGAAGCACCTGGAGAGCCTCCAAAGCTACTATGGGAATGGCTTGGAGACGGGTCCCCTCCAGCGACTGACAAACCTGCTGCTGGTGGAAGGCTTGACCGATATCCAGCAGAAGGAGCATGACATCCTGCAGATTGAAGCCACCAAAGGCCTACGAAATGTATCCAAGAGCATCCCTCTGGAGAAACTCTTCCTGCCTCTCTCCAAGGTCAGCATCCCACCTCGGATCTCTGTCACAATCGGAGTGGCTGGGATTGGGAAAAGCACACTGGTGAAGCTGTTTGTCTACACCTGGGCAAAGGGGGAGATCAACAAGGACATCATCTTTGTGCTGCCCTTCACCTTCCGGGAGCTCAACACCTATGAGAAGCTCTCTGCCGAGAGGCTCATCTGCTCAGCATTCCCTCACATCACCGAGCCGAGCTGCATCTCGGCAGGAGCCGCCAGGACCCTGCTGATCCTTGATGGCTTGGATGAGTTCAAGACTCCTTTGGATTTCTCCAACACAGTAGTATGCACCGATCCCAAAAAGGAGATCCAAGTGGACAACCTGATCACCAACATTATACGTGGCAACCTGCTGCAGGAGGCTTCTGTCTGGGTCACGTCGCGGCCAACAGCAGCCAGCCAAATCCCCGGTGGGCTTGTTGACCGGATGACAGAAATACGAGGTTTCAGCGCTGCGGAGATGAAGGACTTCTTGGACCAGATGTTCCTTGACAACAGAGACCTATCCGGCCAAGTCCTGCATCACATCAGGGCTAACAGGTCGTTACACGTCATGTGCACTGTTCCTGGCTTTTGCTGGATTTCTGGCTCCTCAATCGGTTATTACCTAAAAAACAGCACCGATCAATCCCAAGAAACAACCGTCGTCCCCAAGACCCTATCAGAAATCTACtcctattattttaaaatggctcTGAGCAGCGACTGGCCAGAAAAGCCAAGAGAAACACTCAGGATTGAGCAGGCTGTGAACAACATCAAGAAGATAGTGGGCAGCCTGGGCAGACTGGCCTTCTACGGGCTGCTCAAAAAGAAATACGTGTTTTACGAGCAGGACATGAAGACATATGGCATCGACCTTtccttgctgcagagcagcttgtGCAGTCGACTGCTACTCAAAGAAGAGATGCAGTCCTTCACAGCCTACTACTTCTCCCACTTAACCATACAGGAGTTTCTAGCGGCTATTTATTATTACACGGCTGCAAAGCGGGCAATATTCGACCTCTTCACAGAGAGTGGGATGTCCTGGCCCAAGTTTGGTTTCCTCAACCACTTCAAGACTGCTGTTCAGAGGtcactgcaggcagaggacagGCAGCTGGATGTCTTTGTGCGTTTCCTCTCTGGGCTTCTCTCCCCGCAGGTGAACAAGCTGCTCTCTGGGTGGCTGCTGGTGAAGGACGAACACAACAGCTTCAGGAGCCAAGCAATCAGCTTCCTCCAGGGCTGCCTGAACACCGACTATGTCATCTCCTCACGGACAGTGAACACCATGCACTGCCTGTATGAAATTCAGCACATGGAGATCGCTAAGACTGTGGAAGAAGCAATGAAGAACGAGAACTTGGCTGGGATGCTCACCCCTGTGAACTGCTCTGCCCTGGCTTATCTCCTGCAGGTCTCTGATGTCTGCATGGAGGAGACGAACCTCTCCAACTGCCTCACCTACAACATCTGTAAGAGcctgctctcccagctcctcttcTGCCACAACCTCAG gctggacaaTAACGAGTTTAAGGACAACGTGATGGAACTGCTGGGCAGTGTGCTGAGCGTGAAGGACTGCCAGATCCAGAAGCTCAG cttggcagaaaatcAGATCAGCAATAAGGGAGCCAAAGCGCTGGCCAGGTCGCTGATGGTGAACAGGAGCCTGACAGTGCTGGA CCTGCGGAGCAACTCCATTGGCCCCACTGGAGCAAAAGCACTGGCTGATGcgctgaaaaaaaatcaagtcctGCTCTCCCTGAA CCTGCAGCACAATGCCATCAAGGAGGATGGTGCCACCTTTCTGGCCGAGGCCCTGTTGACCAACCACAGGTTGACGACCCTGCA CCTGCAGAAAAATTCCATCGGAGCCCACGGTGCCAGGAAAATAGCAGAGGCACTGAAGCAGAACTGCAACCTGAAGGAGCTGAT ACTCTCCAGCAACTCAATAGGAGACAACGGCTCGGTTGCCTTGGCTGAAGCTCTGAAGGTGAACCACAGTCTGCAAAGCCTCGA TCTCCAGAGCAACTCCATCAGCAGTGCTGGGGTCACTGCACTGacagcagctctctgctccAACAAGGGACTCATCAGCCTCAA CCTGCGGGAGAACTCCATCAGCAAGGAGGGGGGCCCTGCCATCGCCCGCGCCCTGCGGACCAACAGCACCCTCAGGAAGCTGGA CTTAGCGGCGAACCTGCTGTACGATGAAGGCGGCAAGGCCATTGCTTTGGCGATGAAAGAAAACCGTGCGCTCACGTCCCTCCA CTTGCAGTGGAACTTCATCCAGGCAAAAGCTGCCATGGCCCTGGCACAAGCACTACAGTCCAACGGCAGCCTGGCCAGCCTCGA CTTGCAGGAGAATGCCATTGGAGATGAGGGAATGGCTGCCCTCTCTGGTGCGCTGAAGGTCAACACAACCCTGGCAGATCTCCA CCTGCAGGTGGCTTCAGTTGGCGCGGTTGGTGCCCAAGCCCTGGCAGAAGCCTTGGCGGTCAACAAGAGCCTGCAGATCCTGGA CTTGCGGGGAAACTCCATTGGTGTGGCAGGGGCCAAGGCGATGGCCAACGCGCTGAAGGTGAACCGCAGCCTCCGCCGGCTCAA CCTGCAGGAAAACTCCCTGGGCATGGACGGAGCCATCTGCATCGCCACCGCTCTGAAGGGCAACCATGGCCTCACCTATGTGAA CCTGCAGGGGAACCGCATCGGCCAGTCAGGAGCCAAGATGATCTCTGATGCTATCCGGACAAACTCACCCAACTGTGTCGTGGATGTGTGA